From the genome of Miscanthus floridulus cultivar M001 chromosome 10, ASM1932011v1, whole genome shotgun sequence, one region includes:
- the LOC136485279 gene encoding uncharacterized protein produces the protein MLRGLEKHHPNNGEDTSPEANDSGELDDRRSLECSTSTEMSSNSGHRSRNRAPDDDSFDSESSSSGPPTVKRLTTVAALLPPFSRPTPSKWDDAEKWISSPTSNRTGRAGPSAGTVPKKFALAFPEHGGRPPAVAKVVTDVPTNTGPLVKNSDGLIHSDLLKPAHNASIVDGPTPVVRSVSMRDMGTEMTPIASQEPSWIATPMIASSPTSSQTPTPQ, from the exons ATGCTTCGCGGGCTAGAGAAACACCATCCCAACAATGGCGAGGACACATCGCCGGAGGCCAACGACTCCGGCGAGCTCGATGACCGGA GGAGCTTGGAATGCTCCACCTCCACCGAGATGTCGAGCAACAGCGGCCACAGGTCAAGAAACCGAGCCCCGGACGACGACAGCTTCGACTCGGAGAGCAGCTCATCGGGGCCGCCGACGGTGAAGAGGTTGACCACGGTGGCCGCGTTACTGCCGCCGTTCTCTCGGCCAACGCCGTCCAAGTGGGACGACGCCGAGAAGTGGATTTCCAGCCCGACGTCAAACCGTACTGGCCGTGCGGGGCCTTCCGCTGGAACTGTGCCAAAGAAGTTCGCATTGGCATTTCCTGAACATGGAGGCCGTCCACCAGCCGTTGCTAAGGTGGTCACGGATGTGCCTACCAACACTGGACCATTGGTTAAGAATTCAGATG GTCTCATCCATTCTGATTTGCTTAAACCTGCACACAATGCTTCAATAGTTGATGGACCAACACCTGTAGTTAGGTCTGTCTCTATGAGAGACATGGGAACAGAAATGACTCCAATTGCCAGCCAGGAGCCTTCTTGGATCGCGACTCCTATGATTGCATCTAGTCCAACTTCCTCTCAGACACCAACTCCGCAA
- the LOC136489029 gene encoding myosin-binding protein 7-like, with protein MDDDHDHDQDPDASPSPATGERCPCCCSSSSSAVPWRRSVKRKLGTEKGKESGEAGDDEAGPAARVEAEGECAALREAVASTQSTASALRAEVEEERLAAASAASEAMAMMLRLQREKAEVQMELGQFRRFADEKMELDAADIDQLRALLAQRARRLVRLRVRLREYRLQFLHLGIPLPEGEGEDLLAQSAAVEEEDLLLLEGEDGYVDGDGGYYPELRCNDGEYYYEDRQEEEDAQSLMAGLSCRTGAMHRNASSSTISSVRSTASVRARCGSSIAAEAPPMNLPMAQRAFHGGRAGEVRVQRIGGGAADEPAHGPTRVPRWACGRGAGPAHRRRRRR; from the exons atggacgacgaccacgaccacgaccaggACCCCGACGCGTCGCCATCGCCGGCCACCGGGGAGCGGTGCccgtgctgctgctcctcctcctcgtcggccGTGCCGTGGCGGCGGTCCGTGAAGCGGAAGCTGGGcacggagaaggggaaggagagcggGGAGGCGGGGGACGACGAGGCGGGCCCCGCGGCGCGGGTCGAGGCGGAGGGCGAGTGTGCGGCGCTGCGGGAGGCGGTGGCATCGACGCAGTCCACGGCGTCGGCGCTGCGGGCCGAGGTCGAGGAGGAGCGCCTCGCCGCGGCCAGCGCCGCCAGCGAGGCCATGGCCATGATGCTCCGCCTGCAGCGCGAGAAGGCCGAGGTCCAGATGGAGCTCGGCCAGTTCCGCCGCTTCGCCGACGAGAAGATGGAGCTCGACGCCGCCGACATCGACCAGCTCCGCGCTCTGCTCGCGCAGCGCGCGCGCCGCCTGGTGCGCCTCCGCGTGAGGCTTCGCGAGTACAGGCTGCAGTTCCTCCACCTCGGCATCCCGCTTCctgagggcgagggcgaggaccTCCTCGCGCAGAGCGCCGCCGTGGAGGAAGAGGACCTCCTCCTGCTCGAGGGCGAGGACGGCTACGTCGATGGCGATGGCGGGTACTACCCTGAGCTCCGCTGCAACGACGGGGAGTACTACTACGAGGACAGGCAGGAGGAAGAGGATGCG CAGTCGCTCATGGCGGGCCTGTCCTGTCGGACGGGGGCCATGCACCGGAACGCGAGCTCCAGCACCATCTCCAGCGTGCGATCCACGGCGAGCGTGCGGGCGAGGTGCGGGTCCAGCATAGCGGCGGAGGCGCCGCCGATGAACCTGCCCATGGCCCAGCGCGCGTTCCACGGCGGCCGTGCAGGCGAGGTGCGGGTCCAGCGCATCGGCGGAGGCGCCGCCGATGAACCTGCCCATGGCCCAACGCGCGTTCCACGGTGGGCGTGCGGGCGAGGTGCGGGTCCAGCACATCGGCGGAGGCGCCGCCGATGA